A genomic window from Gymnodinialimonas ceratoperidinii includes:
- a CDS encoding polysaccharide deacetylase family protein, with product MALSDRIPYQAIVDRPKLRLPGGKRVAVWVIVNVEEWRIEKPMPRTVLPPPMGQPLLPDVPNWSWHEYGMRSGFWRQYKALVDRGIPASLAINGNVCDSYPRVGEAALEAGWEFMGHGFLQGPMHKLDDQEGAIKAALDRIEAFCGTRPRAWESPGLTETEETLDLLRKHGVEYVADWVIDDLPQDVETPFGRVTTLPYTVETNDIAVYALQGHRSDEFLTRGRDQFDRLYAEGADNARVMAISVHPYITGVPHRIRYLEELLDYIGGHEGTEWMTASQIGDWYRQEMQQIERE from the coding sequence ATGGCCCTGTCCGATCGCATCCCCTACCAAGCCATCGTCGACCGACCCAAGCTGCGTCTGCCCGGCGGCAAGCGTGTCGCGGTTTGGGTCATCGTCAACGTCGAGGAATGGCGCATCGAAAAGCCGATGCCGCGCACCGTCCTGCCGCCTCCGATGGGCCAGCCGCTTCTGCCGGATGTCCCGAACTGGAGCTGGCACGAATACGGCATGCGCTCGGGGTTCTGGCGGCAGTACAAGGCGCTGGTCGACCGCGGCATTCCCGCCTCGCTCGCGATCAACGGCAATGTCTGCGACAGCTACCCCCGCGTCGGCGAAGCCGCGCTCGAGGCGGGATGGGAGTTCATGGGCCACGGCTTCCTGCAAGGGCCGATGCACAAGCTCGACGATCAGGAGGGCGCGATCAAGGCGGCGCTCGACCGGATCGAGGCCTTCTGCGGCACCCGCCCCCGCGCCTGGGAAAGCCCCGGCCTGACCGAGACCGAGGAAACGCTCGACCTGCTGCGCAAGCACGGTGTCGAATACGTGGCCGATTGGGTGATCGATGATCTGCCGCAGGACGTGGAGACCCCCTTCGGGCGCGTCACCACCCTGCCCTATACCGTCGAGACCAACGACATCGCGGTCTACGCTTTGCAGGGCCACCGCTCGGATGAATTCCTGACCCGCGGCCGCGATCAGTTCGACCGGCTCTATGCCGAAGGCGCCGACAACGCACGGGTCATGGCGATCTCGGTCCATCCCTACATCACCGGGGTGCCGCACCGGATCAGATACCTCGAAGAATTGCTCGACTACATCGGCGGTCATGAGGGCACCGAATGGATGACCGCAAGCCAGATTGGCGATTGGTACCGTCAGGAAATGCAGCAGATAGAAAGGGAATGA
- the pcaD gene encoding 3-oxoadipate enol-lactonase: MLERKDRIDLGTHKLNTRMDGRGEDWIILSNSLGADLTMWDEQIDLLTQKYHVLRYDTRGHGGSDTVGGATTFADLNADVIALMDALEIEKAAFMGLSMGGMTGMGLAVDHADRITRVVCADGRADAPPPFKEMWDGRIAAVEQGGLEAIVEGTLASWFTEDWRNANTERLAQVREMVLSNDPQGYIACCHALKELDCLRRLPEAKAPILFVGGDQDMGAAPAVMQEMADATPGGVYKQVPHAAHVANINAPEAFNAAIAEFLGL; encoded by the coding sequence ATGCTGGAGCGCAAGGACCGGATCGACCTCGGCACCCACAAGCTGAACACGCGCATGGACGGGCGCGGGGAGGATTGGATCATCCTCTCCAATTCCCTCGGCGCGGACCTGACGATGTGGGACGAGCAGATCGACCTGCTGACGCAGAAGTATCACGTGTTGCGCTACGACACGCGGGGCCATGGCGGCAGCGACACGGTGGGCGGGGCGACGACATTCGCCGACCTCAACGCCGACGTGATCGCCCTGATGGATGCGCTGGAAATCGAGAAGGCCGCCTTCATGGGCCTGTCCATGGGCGGCATGACCGGAATGGGCCTCGCCGTCGATCACGCCGACCGGATCACCCGCGTCGTCTGTGCTGATGGCCGCGCCGACGCTCCGCCTCCGTTCAAGGAGATGTGGGACGGTCGCATCGCCGCGGTGGAGCAGGGCGGGCTGGAGGCCATCGTGGAAGGCACGCTCGCCTCGTGGTTCACCGAAGACTGGCGCAACGCCAACACCGAGCGTCTGGCACAGGTCCGCGAGATGGTGCTGTCGAATGACCCGCAGGGCTACATCGCCTGCTGTCACGCGCTCAAGGAGCTCGATTGCCTGCGCCGTCTGCCGGAAGCCAAGGCGCCGATCCTCTTCGTCGGCGGCGATCAGGACATGGGCGCGGCCCCCGCGGTCATGCAGGAGATGGCCGATGCGACGCCGGGCGGTGTCTACAAACAGGTGCCCCATGCGGCCCATGTGGCAAACATCAATGCGCCCGAGGCCTTCAACGCCGCGATCGCGGAGTTCCTCGGGTTATAG
- a CDS encoding cupin domain-containing protein — MTMEIKDLSIAEMQERVARYRELKASPQAFVDTRIPEYERDIYNVIGRGVTEDAGLAPSITDSRYFSITYVGAEPGKGAALHAHETIEVFIPLVGRWAAVWGEDGDKEIELDPFDVISFPPGIYRGFRNIGDSHGMLMAIIGSKETTGDGGRVAWAPSILEQSHATGLKVNTEGDLEEG, encoded by the coding sequence ATGACCATGGAGATCAAAGACCTGAGCATTGCAGAGATGCAGGAACGCGTGGCCCGCTACCGCGAACTGAAAGCCTCACCCCAGGCTTTCGTCGACACCCGCATCCCCGAATACGAGCGCGACATCTACAACGTCATCGGGCGCGGCGTGACCGAGGACGCGGGCCTTGCCCCCTCCATCACCGACTCGCGGTATTTCAGCATCACCTACGTGGGCGCCGAGCCCGGCAAGGGCGCCGCGCTCCACGCCCATGAAACCATCGAGGTGTTCATCCCGCTGGTGGGCCGTTGGGCGGCTGTCTGGGGCGAGGATGGCGACAAGGAGATCGAGCTTGATCCCTTCGATGTCATCTCGTTTCCGCCCGGCATCTACCGCGGTTTTCGCAATATCGGAGACAGCCACGGCATGCTGATGGCGATCATCGGCTCCAAGGAGACAACCGGTGATGGCGGCCGCGTCGCCTGGGCGCCCTCGATCCTCGAGCAGAGCCACGCCACCGGCCTGAAGGTCAACACCGAAGGCGACCTCGAAGAAGGCTAG
- a CDS encoding TRAP transporter small permease — translation MGVPIKLSRGIHLISAFWTMALALLIFADVMGRQLFGAPVPGTKEILQNSVVSIAFLQLPLAIYSGSMLRTSVFADAVPALFRRILRTISALLGIGVFIALVWSTSDSFIDAYRIGEYEGEGSLRVPTWPVRGAVLVMSAFTAFAYLHMIVLDWRGKLQNEIEAPGAMAPVHIH, via the coding sequence ATGGGCGTGCCGATCAAGCTATCACGGGGTATCCACCTGATATCCGCATTCTGGACCATGGCACTGGCGTTGTTGATCTTCGCCGACGTGATGGGCCGACAATTATTCGGCGCCCCGGTGCCCGGAACGAAAGAGATCCTTCAGAACTCGGTCGTCTCCATCGCCTTCCTGCAATTGCCCCTCGCGATCTATTCCGGCTCGATGCTGCGCACCTCTGTCTTTGCCGATGCCGTCCCGGCCCTGTTCCGGCGGATCCTGCGCACGATTTCGGCACTTCTGGGCATCGGCGTCTTCATCGCGCTGGTCTGGAGCACGAGCGACAGCTTCATCGACGCCTACCGCATTGGTGAATACGAGGGCGAAGGCTCGCTCCGGGTGCCGACTTGGCCCGTGCGCGGCGCGGTGCTGGTGATGTCGGCCTTCACCGCCTTCGCCTACCTGCACATGATCGTGCTCGATTGGCGCGGCAAACTTCAAAACGAAATCGAAGCGCCGGGGGCCATGGCGCCCGTGCACATTCACTGA
- the cobO gene encoding cob(I)yrinic acid a,c-diamide adenosyltransferase, producing the protein MSDDNARHAEKMRKIKAARDKMMETKTEEKGLIIVHTGPGKGKSSSGFGMVMRAIQHGMGCAVVQFIKGDRDTGEKSFLRERFAEECRFFVSGEGFTWETQDKERDIAAAQAGWKIAQEQILDPAIDFVLLDEINIALRYDYLDIDEVVDFLLHQKPRMTHVCLTGRNAKPELIEAADLVTEMTLVKHPFRDGVMAQKGVEF; encoded by the coding sequence ATGAGCGACGACAACGCCCGCCACGCCGAGAAGATGCGCAAGATCAAGGCCGCGCGTGACAAGATGATGGAGACCAAGACCGAGGAGAAGGGTCTGATCATCGTCCATACCGGTCCCGGCAAGGGCAAATCGTCCAGCGGCTTCGGCATGGTCATGCGCGCCATCCAGCACGGCATGGGCTGCGCCGTGGTGCAATTCATCAAGGGCGACCGCGACACCGGCGAGAAGAGCTTCCTGCGCGAGCGTTTCGCCGAGGAATGCCGGTTCTTCGTCTCCGGCGAGGGCTTCACCTGGGAGACCCAGGACAAGGAGCGCGATATCGCCGCCGCTCAGGCCGGCTGGAAGATCGCGCAGGAGCAGATTCTCGATCCGGCCATCGACTTCGTGCTGCTCGACGAGATCAACATCGCTCTGCGTTACGACTACCTCGATATCGACGAGGTGGTGGACTTCCTGCTGCACCAGAAACCGCGGATGACCCACGTTTGCCTGACCGGGCGCAACGCCAAGCCCGAGCTGATCGAGGCCGCCGATCTGGTGACCGAGATGACACTGGTCAAGCACCCCTTCCGCGACGGCGTCATGGCGCAGAAGGGCGTCGAGTTTTGA
- a CDS encoding TRAP transporter large permease produces MGGDIVLWMLGLLILLILLGTHIGVALAVCSGLGVFLMLGSFEAAISILGNTAYEAVRKDVFVVIPLFVLMGDFISRSGAAGDLYRICDRTLKRLPGRLAIATIAGNTVFAAVTGVSIAAAAAFSRIAYPEMKRAGYKRTFALGAVAGSACLGMLIPPSVLLIVWAILTELSVGALFIAGIIPGVILALMFAAYVIISVAHKPEIAPSFKAELVPLTRAEIRSELIGGLGILGLIMLVIGGIWQGFFTPTEAAGFGAIGAFIIGLIKGMRGAEILDAIYQAGRTTAPIMFLLITAQMYSRLLAIGGAVPFIQGLFFNLGAEPWMIIALMMVIWIILGMLVDSVSIILLTVPIFAPIAAVLGIDQVAFAIFGILVIEAGLLTPPFGLLVYTVKGAVPDPSVTLGEIFIGSTPYFVLILLAALIVLFIPSLATWLPSIMF; encoded by the coding sequence ATGGGAGGCGATATCGTCCTTTGGATGTTGGGTCTTTTGATCCTGCTGATCTTGTTGGGCACACACATCGGCGTGGCGCTCGCGGTCTGTTCCGGGCTCGGGGTCTTCCTGATGCTCGGCAGCTTCGAGGCTGCAATCTCGATCCTTGGCAACACGGCCTACGAGGCGGTGCGCAAGGATGTCTTCGTGGTGATCCCGCTCTTCGTGCTGATGGGGGATTTCATATCAAGATCAGGGGCGGCGGGCGATCTGTACCGCATCTGTGACCGCACCCTGAAGCGCTTGCCGGGGCGTCTCGCCATTGCGACGATCGCAGGCAACACGGTCTTCGCAGCCGTGACCGGCGTCTCCATCGCAGCCGCGGCGGCCTTCTCGCGCATCGCTTACCCGGAGATGAAGCGCGCCGGCTACAAGCGCACCTTCGCCCTCGGGGCCGTGGCCGGTTCCGCCTGTCTCGGCATGTTGATCCCGCCCTCGGTCTTGCTCATCGTCTGGGCGATCCTGACCGAGCTCAGCGTCGGCGCGCTGTTCATCGCCGGGATCATTCCGGGGGTCATCCTCGCGCTGATGTTCGCCGCCTATGTCATCATCTCCGTCGCCCACAAGCCCGAGATCGCACCGTCCTTCAAGGCCGAACTGGTGCCGCTGACCCGCGCCGAGATCCGCTCGGAACTGATCGGCGGCCTCGGCATTCTGGGGCTGATCATGTTGGTGATCGGCGGCATCTGGCAGGGTTTCTTCACCCCGACCGAGGCTGCGGGCTTTGGCGCCATCGGCGCTTTCATCATCGGGCTGATCAAGGGAATGCGTGGGGCCGAGATCCTCGACGCGATCTATCAGGCCGGGCGGACGACCGCGCCGATCATGTTCCTGCTGATCACCGCGCAGATGTATTCGCGGCTTCTCGCCATCGGCGGCGCGGTGCCCTTCATCCAGGGGCTGTTCTTCAATCTCGGCGCCGAGCCGTGGATGATCATCGCGCTGATGATGGTGATCTGGATCATCCTCGGCATGCTGGTGGACTCGGTCTCGATCATCCTGTTGACGGTGCCGATCTTCGCGCCCATCGCCGCGGTTCTGGGCATCGACCAGGTGGCTTTCGCGATCTTCGGCATCCTCGTGATCGAAGCGGGCCTGCTGACGCCGCCCTTCGGCTTGCTGGTCTACACCGTGAAGGGAGCCGTGCCCGACCCCTCGGTCACCTTGGGCGAGATCTTCATCGGCTCGACACCCTACTTCGTGCTGATCCTTCTGGCTGCCCTGATCGTGCTGTTCATCCCGAGCCTCGCGACATGGCTGCCCTCGATCATGTTCTAG
- a CDS encoding GFA family protein, which translates to MDRHEAGCLCGALRVTATGAPLRVGLCHCLDCRKHHGALFYGAAIFSAQAVVIEGPFSAFQGRCFCPTCGSSVFARTGDEVEVHLGAFDAPGRFQPTYEVWCERRESWLPPVEGTTTHRRNREAPEA; encoded by the coding sequence ATGGATCGACATGAAGCCGGCTGCCTCTGCGGCGCGCTCCGCGTCACGGCGACGGGCGCACCGCTGCGGGTCGGGCTGTGCCATTGCCTCGACTGCCGCAAACACCACGGCGCGCTCTTCTACGGCGCGGCGATCTTTTCGGCACAGGCCGTGGTGATCGAGGGGCCGTTCAGCGCCTTTCAGGGACGGTGCTTCTGCCCGACCTGCGGCAGCTCCGTCTTCGCGCGAACGGGCGATGAGGTGGAGGTTCACCTCGGCGCCTTCGACGCGCCGGGCCGCTTCCAGCCCACCTACGAGGTCTGGTGCGAACGGCGGGAAAGCTGGCTCCCGCCGGTCGAAGGGACAACGACGCATCGGCGCAACCGCGAGGCCCCCGAGGCCTGA
- a CDS encoding C4-dicarboxylate TRAP transporter substrate-binding protein: MKTTSILRGTALAAVTLSIGAGAALADDFTLRIGAGHPNGPAVYVADVADFFVPEVVRRVEEETDHTITFVEGYGGSIAGVAETLESVENGILDIGAYCACFEPAKLFLHNFPYYAPFGPQDSDQQITAARAVYDQVPWLEEQFTSEYGQVLLGLHGWDNYHLGTTDPWETVDDLQGVKIGGAGPNLPWLEFAGATPVQSTLPDGYLSLQTGVYNGWLMFPSAYLGFRFYEPAPYYTLIGFGAMGVNVLTMNERSLNNLPEDVQTIIREVGAAYEAQAGASLNARQASGLTGLEEAGATISEISAEVRSGWAESLASFPSQQAAEADGRGMPGTEVMQAYLNAVGETGYEWPYEYTVE, from the coding sequence ATGAAAACTACATCGATCTTGCGGGGCACGGCCCTTGCAGCGGTGACGTTGTCCATCGGCGCGGGAGCGGCGCTGGCGGACGATTTCACACTGCGCATCGGCGCCGGTCACCCGAACGGCCCGGCGGTCTACGTGGCTGACGTCGCGGACTTTTTCGTACCCGAAGTGGTGCGCCGCGTAGAGGAAGAAACCGACCACACGATCACCTTCGTGGAGGGCTACGGCGGCTCCATCGCGGGCGTGGCAGAGACGTTGGAGTCGGTCGAGAACGGCATCCTCGACATCGGCGCCTATTGCGCCTGCTTCGAACCGGCGAAGCTGTTCCTGCACAACTTCCCCTACTACGCGCCCTTCGGCCCTCAGGATTCGGATCAGCAAATCACCGCGGCGCGCGCCGTCTACGATCAGGTGCCATGGCTGGAGGAACAGTTCACCTCTGAATACGGCCAGGTGCTTCTGGGCCTGCATGGATGGGACAATTACCACCTCGGCACCACCGACCCCTGGGAGACGGTCGATGACCTTCAAGGTGTGAAGATCGGCGGCGCCGGTCCGAACCTGCCGTGGCTGGAATTCGCGGGCGCTACCCCGGTGCAATCGACGCTGCCCGATGGCTACCTGTCGCTTCAGACCGGTGTCTATAACGGCTGGCTGATGTTCCCCTCGGCCTACCTCGGCTTCCGCTTCTACGAGCCCGCGCCCTATTACACCCTGATCGGGTTCGGCGCGATGGGCGTGAACGTTCTGACGATGAACGAGCGCAGCCTGAACAACCTGCCCGAGGACGTGCAGACGATCATCCGCGAAGTTGGTGCGGCCTACGAGGCTCAGGCCGGCGCATCGCTGAACGCACGCCAGGCCTCGGGCCTGACCGGTCTGGAAGAGGCTGGTGCGACGATCTCGGAAATCTCGGCCGAGGTGCGCAGCGGTTGGGCCGAGTCCCTCGCCTCCTTCCCGAGCCAGCAGGCCGCCGAGGCCGATGGCCGCGGCATGCCGGGCACCGAAGTGATGCAAGCCTACCTCAATGCAGTGGGTGAGACGGGCTACGAGTGGCCCTACGAATACACCGTCGAGTAA
- a CDS encoding LLM class flavin-dependent oxidoreductase: protein MDLGFFTMPIHPIDKEWRKCLAEDREAFLLADELGFTEAYVGEHVTDKAEQIVSCTMFIASLASAVKNMRLGTGTVNLPNSHPANVAAQVAMLDHMLDGKFNFGISPGGLASDAEVFGNLDADRQEMFLECIDTVLKIWSSDAPYNIEGKYWNISTERTEMTEIGQGIMPKPLQNDPHPPIVVTAVAPFSKGVTEAAARGWDPISANFLMPQWVASHWPKYKEGCERVGRPADMANWRVAKSVFVADDMDTARAYATDPDSPYRFYYNQLFTKLKKHGRINLFKEHRDQPDEEVTLDHVCDRLIIWGTPDKVADELLSFREETGQFGTLLVAGKDWADPELARRNMVLLAERVKPAIDAAEASSVHAKEGAA from the coding sequence ATGGACCTCGGGTTCTTCACGATGCCAATTCATCCCATCGACAAGGAGTGGCGCAAGTGCCTCGCCGAGGACCGCGAAGCGTTTCTTCTGGCCGACGAGTTGGGCTTCACCGAGGCCTATGTCGGCGAGCATGTCACCGACAAGGCCGAGCAGATCGTGAGCTGCACGATGTTCATCGCCTCGCTGGCATCCGCGGTGAAGAACATGCGGCTTGGCACCGGCACGGTGAACTTGCCCAACAGCCATCCTGCCAATGTGGCCGCACAGGTCGCGATGCTCGATCACATGCTGGACGGCAAGTTCAACTTCGGCATCTCGCCCGGCGGCCTCGCCTCGGACGCTGAAGTCTTCGGCAACCTCGACGCGGACCGACAGGAGATGTTCCTCGAGTGCATCGACACGGTCCTGAAGATCTGGTCCAGCGACGCGCCCTACAACATCGAGGGCAAATATTGGAACATCTCGACCGAGCGCACCGAGATGACGGAAATCGGCCAGGGCATCATGCCCAAGCCGCTGCAGAATGATCCGCATCCGCCCATCGTTGTCACCGCCGTGGCGCCCTTCTCGAAAGGCGTGACAGAGGCGGCGGCGCGCGGATGGGACCCGATCTCGGCCAACTTCCTGATGCCCCAGTGGGTGGCCTCGCACTGGCCGAAGTACAAGGAGGGGTGCGAGCGCGTCGGTCGTCCGGCGGACATGGCCAACTGGCGCGTGGCGAAATCTGTCTTCGTGGCCGACGACATGGACACCGCGCGCGCCTATGCGACCGACCCGGACAGCCCCTACCGTTTCTATTACAACCAGCTCTTCACCAAGCTGAAGAAGCACGGCCGCATCAACCTGTTCAAGGAACACCGCGACCAGCCCGATGAAGAGGTGACGCTGGATCACGTCTGCGACCGGCTCATCATCTGGGGCACGCCGGACAAGGTGGCCGACGAGCTTCTGTCCTTCCGCGAGGAGACCGGCCAATTCGGCACCTTGCTTGTGGCCGGCAAGGATTGGGCCGACCCCGAGCTTGCGCGGCGCAACATGGTATTGCTGGCGGAGCGGGTGAAGCCCGCCATCGACGCGGCCGAAGCCAGCTCGGTTCACGCCAAGGAGGGAGCAGCCTGA
- a CDS encoding glutathione S-transferase family protein translates to MTTLCYAKKTCSVGIHVLMEELGLPYDLKIVDFSKKEQKTPEYLKLNPKGKVAALVRDDGSVITEYAAIAMYLALENPEKNLMPTDTEGMIRTLEAMDFVIGTVHMLSWRMYRRPDAYSDIPEAIEQLKERGKDAMLAALDVVDQQLEGKEWMMGDTFTIADTALYYNEYWAADVAGWDLPPNVKAHYERMKQRPSVKANRELEGAD, encoded by the coding sequence ATGACGACCCTTTGCTACGCGAAGAAAACCTGTTCCGTCGGCATCCACGTTCTGATGGAAGAGCTTGGCCTTCCCTATGACCTCAAGATCGTCGATTTCTCCAAGAAAGAGCAGAAGACGCCGGAATACCTGAAGCTGAACCCCAAGGGGAAAGTGGCCGCGCTGGTCCGCGACGATGGCAGCGTCATCACGGAATATGCCGCCATTGCCATGTATCTGGCACTCGAGAACCCCGAGAAGAACCTGATGCCCACCGATACCGAGGGCATGATCCGCACGCTCGAGGCGATGGATTTCGTCATCGGCACCGTCCACATGCTGTCATGGCGGATGTACCGCCGGCCCGATGCCTACTCGGATATTCCCGAGGCGATCGAACAGCTGAAGGAGCGTGGCAAGGATGCGATGCTGGCGGCTTTGGACGTGGTGGACCAGCAGTTGGAGGGCAAGGAATGGATGATGGGCGACACTTTCACCATCGCCGACACCGCGCTTTACTACAACGAATACTGGGCCGCCGATGTGGCCGGGTGGGACCTGCCGCCGAACGTGAAAGCGCATTACGAGCGGATGAAGCAGCGCCCCTCGGTGAAGGCGAACCGCGAGTTGGAAGGCGCAGACTGA
- a CDS encoding cobyric acid synthase, protein MTRAVMIQGTGSNVGKSMLVAGLCRIARQRGLSVAPFKPQNMSNNAAVTEDGGEIGRAQALQALACGLAPHTDMNPVLLKPESETGSQVVVQGKRLTTVRAREYARLKPQLLVSVLESFERLKARHDLVIVEGAGSPAEVNLRAGDIANMGFAQAAQVPVVLCGDIDRGGVIAQIVGTKAVISPEDAALVRGFMVNKFRGDPRLFDEGYRMIEEHTGWRGFGVVPWFAEAGRLPAEDALDITTPVRSEGLHVVCLRLSRIANFDDMDPLAQEPEVRLTMLPPGAAIPGDADVVIIPGSKSTRGDLAFLRAQGWDVDLAAHLRRGGHVLGICGGYQMLGKTVADPEGIEGPAGIDAGLGLLDVATVMTGDKRLTQVSAGHAASGTAFSGYEIHIGRSEGADCIRPFALIEGAPEGATSANGRVSGSYLHGMFRDDGFRRAWLAQFGVAQSLSYDTTVEDTLDALAAHLEGVMDIDALLKVTL, encoded by the coding sequence ATGACCCGCGCGGTGATGATCCAGGGGACGGGCTCCAATGTCGGCAAGTCGATGCTGGTGGCTGGCCTGTGCCGGATCGCGCGGCAGCGCGGCCTGTCGGTGGCGCCGTTCAAGCCGCAGAACATGTCGAACAATGCCGCCGTCACCGAGGACGGGGGCGAGATCGGGCGGGCGCAGGCGCTTCAGGCGCTGGCTTGCGGGCTCGCGCCCCATACGGACATGAACCCGGTGCTGCTGAAGCCGGAATCCGAGACCGGGAGCCAGGTCGTCGTGCAGGGCAAGCGGCTGACGACCGTGCGGGCACGGGAATATGCGCGGCTCAAGCCACAGCTTCTGGTATCGGTGCTGGAGAGTTTCGAGCGGCTCAAGGCGCGGCACGATCTGGTGATCGTGGAAGGCGCGGGCTCTCCGGCGGAGGTGAACCTGCGCGCTGGCGATATCGCCAACATGGGCTTCGCGCAGGCGGCGCAGGTGCCGGTAGTGCTTTGCGGTGACATCGACCGGGGCGGCGTCATCGCGCAGATCGTTGGCACCAAGGCGGTAATCTCGCCCGAAGATGCGGCGCTGGTGCGCGGCTTCATGGTGAACAAGTTCCGTGGTGATCCGCGCCTCTTCGACGAGGGCTACCGGATGATCGAGGAACACACCGGCTGGCGGGGATTCGGGGTCGTCCCGTGGTTCGCCGAGGCCGGGAGGCTGCCGGCGGAGGATGCCCTCGACATCACCACGCCTGTGCGGTCCGAGGGGCTGCACGTGGTCTGCCTGCGGCTCTCGCGGATCGCGAATTTCGATGACATGGACCCGCTGGCGCAGGAGCCGGAGGTGCGGCTGACCATGCTGCCGCCGGGTGCTGCGATCCCCGGCGATGCGGACGTGGTCATCATCCCCGGCAGCAAGTCCACCCGTGGCGATCTCGCCTTCCTGCGCGCGCAGGGATGGGACGTGGACCTCGCCGCGCATCTGCGGCGCGGGGGGCATGTTCTGGGGATCTGCGGCGGCTACCAGATGCTCGGGAAAACAGTGGCCGACCCCGAGGGCATCGAAGGCCCCGCCGGGATCGACGCGGGCCTCGGGCTGCTGGATGTCGCCACCGTGATGACCGGTGACAAACGCCTGACGCAGGTGAGCGCGGGACATGCCGCCTCGGGCACGGCCTTCAGCGGCTACGAGATCCACATCGGCCGGAGCGAGGGCGCCGATTGCATCCGGCCCTTCGCGCTGATCGAGGGCGCGCCCGAAGGTGCCACGAGTGCCAACGGCAGGGTCAGCGGCAGCTATCTGCACGGCATGTTTCGCGATGACGGGTTTCGCCGTGCGTGGTTGGCTCAATTCGGCGTGGCGCAGAGCCTCAGCTACGATACGACGGTCGAAGACACGCTGGACGCGCTCGCGGCGCATCTGGAGGGCGTGATGGATATCGACGCCCTCCTCAAGGTGACCCTATAA